TATTTGCTAGTATTGCTGCATTTATGGGTAAGGGTTCTGACGATGTCGGCTTGAATGGTGTTTTGGGTGGTGCTTGTTTTATCACTTGTGTTGTTGTTGGTGTTGTTTCTATCTGTATTTCTGATAGAAATGTTCCAATTGATAAGAAATGTTTTGTTAGAGATATATGTTTCTTTCTCTTTACAATTGGGTGTCTTGCATTGATTTTGTTGATTGGTAAAGTGAACATTTGGGGTGCTATGGCTTTTGTGTCAATATATGTTGTTTATGCTTTATTTGTTGGTGTTAATGAGATTATGAACAAGAAAGGTAGGGGTTTGAGATTCGGGGGTTTGACCCCACTTCTTCCTGTGGTTGGAAGCTTCTTTGGAGCTTCTAGAAGTGAAGGGGAAGATGAGTCAATGTGTGCTTCTTTGCTTAGTCCTGATAATCATGACAATAACGCATATGAGATATCCCCTAAACTGCCTCATTGGATATGGAATACCAATCTTGCAATCTATTCAGATTATGTAAAACCTAGAGTAGAATCTAGTCCTAGGAATTGGGGTTGGAATGATGATGAGGTTATGATTGAAGATTCGTTATGTTCGTTTTCAAGGCTATGTTCGATGTTTGAGGTACCGTTGAGTGTTCCTAGACGTCTAACGATCCCTGTAGTCGAAGAGGAGAGGTGGTCTAAGGTTTATGCTATTGCAAGTGCATTTTTTGCTCCAATTCTTGTAGCATTCTTGTGGAATAGACAAGAAAACCTAGGGCCGTTGAGTGGGAGTATTGCTTATACGATTGGTTTCTTAGTCGGTTTTATGTTGAGTGTACTCGCCCTTTTATACACTAGTCCCGATCACCCCCCTCGTAGTTTCTTATTCCCATGGGTTCTTGGTGGATTCTTGATGAGTATCATTTGGTTTTACATCCTAGCAAACGAGCTCGTTGCTCTACTCGTTTCGTTGGGGGCCTTATTCGGTGTCAACCCCGCTATGCTTGCTTTAACCATCTTGGCTTGGGGGAATTCAATGGGTGATCTTATGTCGAATACCGCTCTAGCAATGAATGATAACAACGGTGTGCAAATCGCTATGTCAGGATGCTATGCAAGCCCTATGTTTAATACATTGATTGGATTGGGAGTTTCTTTGTTGTTTGCAGCATGGTCTAAAGGTTCCGAACCTTACATAGTTGCAAGAGATAGTGGTTTGTTCATCACTATGGGATTTCTTGCTATAGG
This genomic stretch from Amaranthus tricolor cultivar Red isolate AtriRed21 chromosome 9, ASM2621246v1, whole genome shotgun sequence harbors:
- the LOC130824214 gene encoding cation/calcium exchanger 4-like, with protein sequence MRKKTIFGVIFNVISTIVLITFIYNSSFNHKWNLGSGFFHGGISHGRNMEEIHGSSSNGISNITLLHHQICAEVFEHKGYSTSCDYVLDNPDCTSGGFFNYMKIFYCNCKNFPFFGYLILGFWLAILLYLLGNTAADYFCYSLEKLAELLKMSPTVAGVTLLPFGNGATDVFASIAAFMGKGSDDVGLNGVLGGACFITCVVVGVVSICISDRNVPIDKKCFVRDICFFLFTIGCLALILLIGKVNIWGAMAFVSIYVVYALFVGVNEIMNKKGRGLRFGGLTPLLPVVGSFFGASRSEGEDESMCASLLSPDNHDNNAYEISPKLPHWIWNTNLAIYSDYVKPRVESSPRNWGWNDDEVMIEDSLCSFSRLCSMFEVPLSVPRRLTIPVVEEERWSKVYAIASAFFAPILVAFLWNRQENLGPLSGSIAYTIGFLVGFMLSVLALLYTSPDHPPRSFLFPWVLGGFLMSIIWFYILANELVALLVSLGALFGVNPAMLALTILAWGNSMGDLMSNTALAMNDNNGVQIAMSGCYASPMFNTLIGLGVSLLFAAWSKGSEPYIVARDSGLFITMGFLAIGLIWALIVLPQNEMRPNKILGIGLIILYAIFISLRISIALVFGSESV